Proteins from one Aspergillus nidulans FGSC A4 chromosome VIII genomic window:
- a CDS encoding RidA family protein (transcript_id=CADANIAT00001122), with protein MSHLQYFSYPGVGERNRQKFKYSQAVRIGDRIECAGQGGWNRETGEFYKETNAQIDQAFANVEANLKHAGGEGWSQVFRVNSYHVPINNEALEAMVRNFRKYMPNHEPIWTCVGSPATLGSVRVITTVTPSGSPQLLKGLHTSNGHSFRFGVYEHIVHSMTAPKINVTGIPTQARGGNKGTPTPHEVYISAC; from the exons ATGTCACACCTGCAGTACTTCTCCTACCCTGGCGTTGGCGAACGCAACCGCCAAAAATTCAAATACAGCCAGGCCGTCCGCATCGGCGACAGGATCGAATGCGCAGGACAAG GCGGCTGGAACCGCGAAACTGGCGAGTTCTACAAAGAAACCAATGCGCAAATCGACCAAGCGTTCGCGAATGTTGAAGCAAACCTGAAGCACGCTGGTGGGGAAGGATGGAGCCAGGTGTTTCGAGTAAATAGCTACCATGTGCCTATTAATAATGAAGCGTTAGAGGCAATGGTCCGCAATTTCCGGAAGTACATGCCGAACCACGAACCAATTTGGACATGTGTGG GCTCGCCTGCAACTTTGGGAAGCGTGAGGGTGATTACTACAGTTACACCTTCGGGCTCTCCACAGCTTCTTAAGGGACTGCATACCAGCAATG GACATTCCTTTCGCTTTGGTGTCTACGAACATATCGTCCACAGTATGACAGCGCCCAA AATA AATGTGACTGGCATTCCTACCCAAGCACGCGGCGGCAACAAGGGAACCCCGACACCGCACGAG GTTTATATTTCAGCCTGTTAG